In the Hordeum vulgare subsp. vulgare chromosome 7H, MorexV3_pseudomolecules_assembly, whole genome shotgun sequence genome, one interval contains:
- the LOC123410346 gene encoding fasciclin-like arabinogalactan protein 3, with protein sequence MAMASTGAVPCSVLLLLLLCASPLCQVEGGRHNITDILAAASPDFAQFSAALAAANLSAEIDGRSPVTVLAVDNAAVARLAARGLQPDAVARVLSLHVLLDYISDAKLRTLRGGFTQAASLYQAHGRAPGAAGIVDIKRGADGHVSFRPAEGVNGTAAVFYVKPVKESPWDIVVLQVSDAISSSAAEAKAPAPPAPAPAPKAPAPAPRAPVAAPAPATAPAPAPAALPPSPKNHTAPPPKPAGEPVRAPTPVVETPAEEPWGEEEQPPADAHKSGASDSEPWSLGAVVAVAVPVVVFLLW encoded by the coding sequence ATGGCGATGGCGTCCACCGGAGCCGTCCCCTGCTCggtcctcctgctgctcctcctctgcGCGTCCCCGCTCTGCCAGGTCGAGGGCGGGCGGCACAACATCACGGACatcctcgccgccgccagcccgGACTTCGCCCAGTTCAGCGCCGCCCTGGCCGCCGCGAACCTCAGCGCCGAGATCGACGGGCGCAGCCCCGTCACCGTCCTCGCCGTCGACAACGCCGCTGTGGCGCGGCTCGCGGCGCGGGGGCTCCAGCCGGACGCCGTCGCGCGCGTGCTCTCCCTGCacgtcctcctcgactacatcagcgACGCCAAGCTCCGCACCCTCCGCGGCGGGTTCACGCAGGCCGCTAGCCTCTACCAGGCCCACGGCCGCGCGCCGGGGGCCGCCGGCATCGTGGACATCAAGCGCGGCGCGGACGGGCACGTGTCGTTCCGCCCGGCGGAGGGGGTGAACGGGACCGCCGCCGTGTTCTACGTGAAGCCGGTCAAGGAGTCGCCCTGGGACATCGTCGTGCTGCAGGTAAGCGACGCCATCTCGTCCTCCGCCGCCGAGGCCAAGGCCCCCGCGCCGCCGGCCCCCGCTCCTGCCCCCAAGGCGCCCGCGCCTGCTCCTCGCGCGCCAGTCGCGGCGCCCGCACCTGCTACGGCACCGGCACCGGCCCCGGCGGCCCTGCCTCCGTCGCCAAAGAACCACACCGCGCCACCGCCGAAGCCGGCCGGCGAGCCCGTGCGTGCGCCAACACCCGTGGTGGAGACGCCGGCGGAAGAACCATGGGGGGAAGAGGAGCAGCCCCCTGCCGACGCGCACAAGAGCGGCGCCAGCGACTCGGAGCCGTGGAGCCTCGGCGCGGTGGTGGCGGTGGCCGTGCCGGTCGTGGTGTTTCTGCTGTGGTGA